GGCACCAAAATGCGGCCCTGCTTGTCCGGCTCGCCTTCAACGGCACCGGAAAGGAAGACACGCAGGTAGCTTCTGGTGGCTTTGTTGCCCATCGAAGCGCGCTGGATTCGCGCTGCTATACGCCGGAATTCGGTCTGTGGAAGCAGATACACGCACTTTTCCTGGCCGCGCGCCATCACCATGCCTGCTCCGAGCTGGGTGCGCATTTTGGCCGGCAGGGCCATGCGTCCCTTCTGATCAATTTTCGGGGTGTAGGTGCCTAGCAGCAAAGGTTCCATTTGAGGCGTGTCCGCCGCAACGGCAACGTTTGCCATCGCGGGAATTTGCGTCGATGGGGTGCCAGAATCGGCAAAACCAGAAGCCGTTTCAGCGCTCACAGAAGGGTTGGCAGAACTTGAGGAATTACGGAACGGTTCGCCGTCAATGGATTTTGTATCGCGTCCCGCCATTCCGCCTCCCCCCTGTTAACGTTTGCCGACATTTGTAATAAGTCTTACAACTAGTTCACCACTTTACCCCACTAATCACCATTCTTCCCCACAGAAACGCAAAAAACACAATTTTTCCTTTAAAAAATTTTGTATTGCGACAATCGAGCCGTTTTTATATATCACCGGTAATTCAATTTCAACATTTTGCGATACGAAAAACGCAATCGGCAGAACGCTTTCGTAATACTTAAAATTTGTCGGACATCAAAACGACGCACATATCCGAGCAATGTCCAAATAATGAAAATTTTCATCAATCGGAACGGCATTTTCCAAGAGCACAATCGGGCCCAAAGAAATAGAGAGCACGGTCTAAGATTATTAATTCGAGTTTTCAAGCAACAAACACAGTCTGAACCGCCCAGATAAAGGGGAACGTATACATGTCGAGCTACTCCTCGCAAATCGACGAAGAACAGCACGCGGTCGATCGCGCTTACGGGCGGCTGGACTCTTTGCGTTCCCAGACACGCTCACGACTCGATGCGGTCCGCGCCGCGGGTGCCCACGGCTCCCCGACCATGCGCACCGAACGCGACTCCTTCGCCACCATGTACGAGGACAGGCTCACCCAGCTGCGCGGCGTCGAAGACAGGCTGGTTTTCGGGCGCATCGACAGCGACAAGGGCGAAAAACGTTACATCGGACGCATGGGACTTTCCAGCGAGAACCACGAGCCCATTCTTACCGACTGGCGGGCCGAGGCTGCACGGCCGTTCTACGAGGCGACACCATCGCATCACGGCGATATCGTCATGCGCCGGCATATCACGTTGAATTTCCGCAAGGTGGTCGGCATCGAGGACGAGGTGCTCGACGTCAATTCCGGGCAGGTGGGCGTCGCCCAGCAGGCCGGGACGCTGACCGGCGAAGGCGCACTGATTGCCTCACTCAACTCCAAGCGCACCGGCAAGATGACCGATATCGTGGCCACCATCCAAGGCGAGCAGGACCGCATCATCCGGGCCCCGATGGACCGCGCCATCGTGGTGCAGGGCGGACCGGGAACCGGAAAGACCGCAGTGGCGCTGCATCGCGCAGCTTATCTGCTCTATACCCACCGTCGCAGGCTTGAACGTTCCGGGGTGCTCGTGGTGGGGCCGAGCCCCGCTTTTCTGCGTTATATCAACCAAGTGCTGCCCTCGTTGGGTGAAACCGGCGTGGTCTCGCGCACCATCGGCGACCTCGTTCCGGGCTTCGCAGCGCAGAGGCTGGATTCGCCACGTGCCGCGCAGCTTAAGGGCGAAGCGCGCATGGCACACGCCGTCGCCAACGCCGTCGCCGCACGCGAACGTGTTTTGAAGCATCTACCGACGGTTCGCATCAACGGTATGGATGTGCCGATGCTCAAACGTGACGTAATACAGGCATTGGAAGATGCCAAACGCACGCATTCCCCACACAACAAGGCACGGGAAACTTTCGTTCGCAGCGTCTTGAGCGCGATGCGCAACCGATACGTCGAAAACCTTGATTACACGCCGGAACAGTCGGAAATCTCCGACGCGGCGATGCAGCTGAAAATGCACGACGAGATTCGCAAGGCCCTGAATCTCGCTTGGCTGCCCATGAACGCGCCATGGCTCATCGACCAGCTTTTCGCCAAGCCGGCGCAACTGCGTCGTTTCGCCCCATGGCTGTCCGATTCCGATATCAAGGCGCTGACACGGCCGAAGGGTTCGCCGCTTACCGTTTCCGATATCCCGCTGCTCGACGAGGCCATGGAGCTGCTCGGACCCGACCCAAAGGTCTCGGCCCGCGAAGCCGCCGCCAAAGCCAAGCGCGCCGAAGAGGAACAGTTCGCCAAGGACACGCTGGCACAGGCCGGCATCGGCTCCGGCATCGTCACTTCTTCAATGCTGGTCGACAACATCAATGGGCTTGACGCCGAGGCCGTGGCGCAAAAAGCCGGCGCCGACCGCGAATGGACCTACGGGCATATCGTCATCGACGAGGCTCAGGAACTCACCGCCATGGACTGGCGGATGCTCATGCGTCGCTGCCCGTCGCGTTCGTTCACCATTGTGGGCGACGTGGCACAGACTTCGGCGCTCGGAGGAACGCGACGCTGGGAAAAGACCATGGACCGTCTCTTCGGGCACGACGGCTGGGACTTGAAGGAACTGACGATCAACTATCGAAACCCTCAGGAGGTCTCGCAACTGGCCACCCGTTTCGCCGAAGACGAAGGGCTCTACGTTTCCACCACCAAGGGCGTGCGCACCATGGCCGATTCAGTGAAACGTGTAAATTTGAGCTCTGATAGCCAAGGTGGTTCAGCGGGCAGCCTTCTGCACGCCATCGGCGATGAGGCGATGGACTTGGTTCAACAGTTCATCTCCGATGATGGCACGGGACGTGTCGCCGTCATTGCTCCGGATTCGCTGAATACCGAGATTCGTCGGAATCTTTACCACCGTTTGACAGACGTTAAAGGCGAGGAAATCGCTTCGAAACTAATGGGAATCTCCGGGCAGGGCGAGCAAGCGAATGCAGACTCCCGTTTCACCGAATCACTCAGCGACGCGCCGTTAAGCGTCTGCGATACGCAAATGATCAAAGGCCTAGAATATGACGCGGTGGTTCTTGTGAAGCCGGGCGAAATCGCACAGGATGCCCCGTCCCGTCTCTCCGGCGCGGCCGATCTCTACGTGGCGCTGACACGCCCGACCCAGCGCCTGGTCATCGTCGAAACTCAAAGCGACAAACGTCTGTTGAGCATTTAATAGCAGAAAGACATAATCGGAACCGTAGTGAATTCCATTCAATCGTCATCGACCGAGTATCGAGCTGTCACGGCAAATCTGGTTGTTTGGAAAAATGACTCGCCGTAACTCAGGCACGCAACGATAGAAACCACTGAAATCGTCTGATTCCCATATTTGAGAACATTGGAATACGCAGAAATCTTGTTACTCTTTGAAAGCCCTATTTCCCCGTAGCTTCCTTATCGCGCTTGAGATCGTCAATGGCCTTCTGGAAATCGGCCAGACCATTGAAATTCTGATAGACGCTGGCAAAACGCAAGTAGGCCACTTCGTCAAGTTCACGCAATGGTTTCAAGATGGCCTTGCCGATATCTTCGGATTTGACCTGCGCCAAGCCTTGGCTGCGCAAATCCTCTTCGACCTGTTGCCCAAGTTGCTTCAGCGCATCTTCATCAATAGGCCTGCCTTGACACGCCTTGCGCACTCCGTTGACGACTTTCTTACGGTCGAACGGTTCCAGACTGCCGGAACGCTTGGTGACCAGAAGCATCGTCGTTTCAACCGTGGTGAACCTGCGGCCGCACTCAGGGCATTCGCGTCTGCGCCGGATGGAATGACCATCTTCACTGATACGCGTATCGACTACTTTAGTGTCATTATTCTGGCAAAAAGGACAATGCATACTGTCACCATATCCAGAGGGTGGGAGAACCGGTGTGTCTGCACTTTCACAAGTTTGACCTCAATTGTCTATTTTAATGCAGATTCAAAGCCATATTCTCATTAGACATATCAATTCTATCTACCTATCATTCGACGCGACTCGCCAATCTCGCGATGCAGAAAACAGAAAACGATAACCGCACACGGACTCAGGACTCTTCCGGCACCACAATTCTCTGACCCGGCTGCAGCTGAGCCGAATCCAGCTGGTTCAAATCCATGATTTCCTCGACCGTATCTCCAACGTTCTTGTTTTTCGGCGTAATCTGCTGGGCGTACGACCACAACGTATCGCCCGGACGAACCGTATAACTGACGACGTTGGCATCATCCGTGGCGGAATTGGCGACATGCGGGGCCAGGGCCTGCCATCCGAAGAACACGACGAAGGCCAACACAATCGCTGCGACAACCCTGTTGCGCGCGATGCGACGACGATTGGCGGCACTGCGAGTCTTGGAATCACTTGCTTTTTCACTCATCTCTGCACTCCTTCGAACATCTGTACTAACGAACGTTTGTTCTATATTGGCACACTTGTTCGAAAAAAGCAAGGTGAAATCGAACATCTGTTTGAAATTCCTGCGAAAATGGGTTATGCTGTAAGTCAAACGCCGAAAGGAACTATCGTGAGCACCCTCCCACCCATCCATAACCAGCATGGCAACTTCGCTCAGGCCACGCCGAACCAGCAGTTGACGGACCGGCAGCACAAAGTGTTGGATGCGGTGCGCAGCCACGTTTCCCGTTATGGTTTCGCGCCGTCATTCCGCGAGATCGGTGAGGAAGCGGGTCTCAAGAGCCCGTCTTCGGTCAAGCACCAGCTTGAGGTCCTTGAAGACAAGGGCTATATCAGAATGAACGCCAACAAAGGCCGTGCCATCGAGTTGGTGGAGAACGAGTCCAACATCGCCAATGGCAATCGCACCTCTACCGTGCTCCCGTTCAGCTCTGAGGATGAAACAGACGAGGCCATCGCCCAGTCGCACGATATCCCTCTGGTCGGCCGCATCGCCGCCGGCACGCCCATCACAGCCGAACAACACGTCGACGATGTGATGAGGCTGCCGGAACGGCTCACCGGCAACGGTAATCTTTTCATGCTTGAAGTCCACGGTGATTCGATGATCGACGCCGCCATCTGCGATGGCGATTTCGTGGTGGTTCGCGAGCAAGAGACGGCAGAAAACGGCGACATTGTTGCCGCGCTGCTCGACGGCGAGGCCACGGTCAAGACCTTTCAAAAAGACCATGGCCACGTCTGGCTGATGCCTCACAACCCGGCTTACTCCCCCATCGACGGTACCTATGCCAAGGTGATGGGCAAGGTCGTCACCGTCCTGCGCAAGATCTGAGCCAAATTCTTCTTCAACCAAAATGCCGGTATCGGGGTTAATCCGCATACCGGCATTTTGATTTGCGCAATCACTCTTGCCAACGCAGTACATCGAGCCTCGGCATCGGCTAGACATGAGGTTCTACATCAATGCTCTATGACAAGAGCACAACGTCAACAAAAGACAGCTTGATTTACCAGGCCTCACTCCCCACGTTTCAACATCGAATCAGCGATGAATCTTCTCGCTCTGCAGCTGGCTGAAGCCTTGCGGCTCCAGCTGGAAAGTGGTGTGGGGAATCGAAACAGAGAAATGGTCGGTCAGACAGGTGTGCAGCTGGTGGAGGATATCGGCGCCCTGGGCCATCGTCAGGCCCGGCTCCACCACGACATGAGCGGTCAGAATCGGCATGCCGGTGGCCACCGTGGAGGCGTGCACATCGTGAACGTCGACGACATGGTCGACGCTTTTCATGTGCTTGCGTACCTCGTCCAGATCAAGACCTTCGGGCGTCTCCTCAAGCAATACTTTGACGGCGTTCTTCATCAAAACGAACGCACGCGGGACGATAAGCAACGCGATAACCGCTCCGGCGACGGCATCGAAACCATGCCAACCGGTGGTCATGATGACGACGGCCGAAACGACGACGGTGAACGATCCGAGGGCATCGTTCATGGTCTCCAGGAAGGCGGCGCGCATGTTCATGTTGTCTTTATGCTGGCCGGAAAGCACGAGCACTGAAATCACATTGAACACCAAGCCAAGAATGCCGAAACCGAGCAACATGCCGACGCTCTGCACCTCGTCGCCGGAAACACCGGCCAGGCGCAGTACCGCCTCGACCAGCGCGTAAATGCCGACTGCCATCAAAATCAGCGCGCCAAGACCGGCGGTAATCGGCTCGAGTCGGGCCCAGCCCCAGGTCCGTTCCTTGTTCGGCCGGCGGCGCATCAACACAGCCGTAATCGTCGAAGCAGTGAGCACTGCGACATCGGTGAGCATATGGGCGCAATCGACCAGAAGTGCCAACGAGCCGGTGATGACGGCACCGATGACCTCGACCACGAAAATCGTCAGGGTAAGGCCCAGCGTCACCATAAGTCTGGTCTGATGCTCCTTCGTCTTGCCCTGACTATCCGCCGATTGCGTCCCCTTGCCTGTCCGTGTGCTTGTCTCTTGCCCTTGCGAAGCCATATCCTCTCCTGCCGTAACTCATCGTCCATGACAAGCCAGGAACCCGATATTCCTGAGCCTTGTCGATTGACGCAAATGCACTTTTCGTGTGCCGAAAACGTCACGCCACTGGTGACACTATACGCGTCAAAACCTCAGCGGGAGTTGGGTTTTACGACTCAGAGCCGAAGAACAAACAGGTCGCACAATATTGTGCATTTCGTATTGCTTTGACACTAAAACCGACAATCTTTTTCATTGTCAAGAATCGAGCGACAGTCAGCCAAGAAACCGTCAACAATCGGTTGTATTGACTGATAGAATCATTGCCACATCAACAACGTTCCAGCACCGAATTCTTTAAAACCTGTTGTATGCCAACGATTCTCGTTATTGCAACAAGAGCATCGCGCAGCTCAACGTAATGAACGAAAGCACCGTGCTCAAGAATTGAGTCGAAGCCATCTCCGACTCGTGGATGCCGTAATCGATGGCGAGGTTCGTCGGCAGCGTGGCGGTGGGGATGGCCATGGTGATCACGACGATGCGCGTCAGCTCGCTCGGCATGCCGGTGGCGACCATCAGCACCCAGATGATGGCGGGATAGACGATGTTCTTGAGGCCTACGGTCAACCAGACGTGCGGGTTGAAGGAAATCTTGCGGGTCACGAGCACGATGCCGGTGGCGAACATAGCCACGCCTCCTGCGGTCTTGCCGAGCACCGTGAACGTCGGTTCGAGAACACTGGGCATCGAGAAGCCACAGATCGAAAGGATAAAGCCAAGGAAAGCCGCCAGCACCAACGGTTTGGTGAGCCCTTTCACCAGGCGTTTGCCTACGGAAATCTTCGGCCCGCCCTCTTTGTTGACGTCCGCAGCGAGCGCTTCGAAAACGAACGGGACCAGAACCACGTTGATGATGAGGCTGGCGATGCCGATGTCGATGGCGCTGATGGTCTCATCGAAGAAGAGCGGAAGCACCGCGGAACCAATGAACGGAATGGACGGGTCGGCCACCGAAAGCGCACGCAGCGAGGAAAGCCCGCTTTGGTTTTTGACGATCTTCCAATAAATGAAATACAGCAGGAAATAGGAGACGAGCATCGCGCCGAGCATCCATAAGGCCAGCGGAATATCCTCGACGATCAGTTTGCGTTTGGTGGCCCAGATACCACCGAAAACGTGCATGGGCAGCGCATAGTTCATCACGAATTTGATGAGCCGGCTGCTGTCGGTACTATCGAAATCGCCGCGTTTGGCGGCAAAGGCGCCGAGCAGCATGGTGACCAGTATCGGCAACAACGCAAATATGACAGTCTTCAGCATAAATTATTTCTCCATCTCGCCCACGCTCTCTCCCCTTTTCGGCGTCCATGCGAGCATCGTTAATCGCGACATGTCAGGCAGACGTTCTTTGCGTGAGTTATGGATACTATACACAACCGATATTTTCCGGGCGTTTCACGTCTCAATGAACGGACAACGGCCTTCGCGTTTTTGACCTTCCAACACGACGTATGCCGCTTCTACCTCGATAAAGGCAGAAGCGGCATACGTAATATATCGAGCAGCGGATTATCGTTCAGTGCCAATCGATAACGACGAATTCAACTGTCAAAATCCGCGATTATCCGTTTCAAGCAAACAACCTCCGAACGGCCATTCGAAAACGGCATGTCCGAAAACATCAACGCTGCAAAGGCAATCAGAAGCCGAACTTCGCAACCGTTTCCTTGAGCGTATCAGCCGAACGGCGCAGCTGCGCAAGCTCGTGGTCGGAAAGCGGAGTGTTGATGTGGGAGTTGACGCCGGAACGGTTGACCAGCGTAGGCACGGACATGCAGATGTCGGAGATGCCGTGGAAGTCCTGTAGCAGCGAGGAGACCGGCAGCACGCGGTTCGAATCGTTGAGGACCGCGTCGATGATGTCAACGCCGGACATGGCGATGGCGAAGTTCGTGGCGCCCTTGCCGTTGATGATGCGGTAGGCAGCGTTCTTGACTTCCTGATGGATTTCCTCGCGCTTGGCGGCGTCGAGCGGCTCGTGGCCTGGCAATGCTTTCCAGTCGCACATGGTGACGCCACCGATGGTGGCGGAGGCCCACAGCGGTACTTCCGAATCGCCGTGTTCACCGGCGATATAAGCGTGCACGTTCTTGACGTTGACGCCGGTCTGCTGACCGATGAGGAAACGCAGGCGGGCGGTGTCGAGGTTGGTGCCCGAGCCGAAAATCTGGTTGGCCGGCAGGCCGGAGAGCTTCAGCATCACGTAAGTGACGATGTCGACCGGGTTGGTGATGAGCATGTAAATGGCGTTCGGAGCCACCTTGATGACGCCCGGGACAATGGACTTCATCATCTTGACGGTCGCGTTGGCGAGGTCGAGCCTGGTCTGGCCCGGCTTCTGGCGCGCACCTGCGGTAATGACGACCATGTCGGCGTCACGGCAGATCTCCACGTCGTCTGAACCGTCGATGGAGACGGAGGGATAGAAGCTGGAACCGTGCTGCATATCGAGGACTTCGGCCTCGACACGCTCCTTGTTGATGTCTTCGAGCACGATGTCGCGGGCGACGCCACGCTGAGCGGCGGCGAAGGCGAGCGTTGAGCCGACGGCACCGGCTCCGATGATGGCAAGCTTGGTCGGTTTAATCGAATTGGACATATGATTGAACCCTTTCAAAATAAGTGTTTTCAAGAGGCGCGATGACCGGCGGGTACGTTGCGTCCATTCGTTCGGACCTCTTTCACACAGTTATGCGAGCATGCCGAACACCGCCGTATAGCAGCGCCATGCATCTCGTCATTGTGATTGCCGCAAACCTTGACCGGCACACTCCAACCGCGAATAATCGCAAGCTTGCGGCGCCGACGGTTTCCGCTCTGCCGAAGTTCAATCGGCAACAAAACGGAATTTGT
This genomic stretch from Bifidobacterium sp. ESL0690 harbors:
- the mraZ gene encoding division/cell wall cluster transcriptional repressor MraZ; its protein translation is MANVAVAADTPQMEPLLLGTYTPKIDQKGRMALPAKMRTQLGAGMVMARGQEKCVYLLPQTEFRRIAARIQRASMGNKATRSYLRVFLSGAVEGEPDKQGRILVPQNLRSYAGLGSDIVVIGVGTRAEIWNKESWDAYLAAQEEGYSDIADDVLPAVEW
- the nrdR gene encoding transcriptional regulator NrdR; the encoded protein is MHCPFCQNNDTKVVDTRISEDGHSIRRRRECPECGRRFTTVETTMLLVTKRSGSLEPFDRKKVVNGVRKACQGRPIDEDALKQLGQQVEEDLRSQGLAQVKSEDIGKAILKPLRELDEVAYLRFASVYQNFNGLADFQKAIDDLKRDKEATGK
- a CDS encoding L-lactate dehydrogenase, whose product is MSNSIKPTKLAIIGAGAVGSTLAFAAAQRGVARDIVLEDINKERVEAEVLDMQHGSSFYPSVSIDGSDDVEICRDADMVVITAGARQKPGQTRLDLANATVKMMKSIVPGVIKVAPNAIYMLITNPVDIVTYVMLKLSGLPANQIFGSGTNLDTARLRFLIGQQTGVNVKNVHAYIAGEHGDSEVPLWASATIGGVTMCDWKALPGHEPLDAAKREEIHQEVKNAAYRIINGKGATNFAIAMSGVDIIDAVLNDSNRVLPVSSLLQDFHGISDICMSVPTLVNRSGVNSHINTPLSDHELAQLRRSADTLKETVAKFGF
- a CDS encoding LysM peptidoglycan-binding domain-containing protein, coding for MSEKASDSKTRSAANRRRIARNRVVAAIVLAFVVFFGWQALAPHVANSATDDANVVSYTVRPGDTLWSYAQQITPKNKNVGDTVEEIMDLNQLDSAQLQPGQRIVVPEES
- a CDS encoding cation diffusion facilitator family transporter; its protein translation is MVTLGLTLTIFVVEVIGAVITGSLALLVDCAHMLTDVAVLTASTITAVLMRRRPNKERTWGWARLEPITAGLGALILMAVGIYALVEAVLRLAGVSGDEVQSVGMLLGFGILGLVFNVISVLVLSGQHKDNMNMRAAFLETMNDALGSFTVVVSAVVIMTTGWHGFDAVAGAVIALLIVPRAFVLMKNAVKVLLEETPEGLDLDEVRKHMKSVDHVVDVHDVHASTVATGMPILTAHVVVEPGLTMAQGADILHQLHTCLTDHFSVSIPHTTFQLEPQGFSQLQSEKIHR
- the lexA gene encoding transcriptional repressor LexA, yielding MHNQHGNFAQATPNQQLTDRQHKVLDAVRSHVSRYGFAPSFREIGEEAGLKSPSSVKHQLEVLEDKGYIRMNANKGRAIELVENESNIANGNRTSTVLPFSSEDETDEAIAQSHDIPLVGRIAAGTPITAEQHVDDVMRLPERLTGNGNLFMLEVHGDSMIDAAICDGDFVVVREQETAENGDIVAALLDGEATVKTFQKDHGHVWLMPHNPAYSPIDGTYAKVMGKVVTVLRKI
- a CDS encoding AEC family transporter is translated as MLKTVIFALLPILVTMLLGAFAAKRGDFDSTDSSRLIKFVMNYALPMHVFGGIWATKRKLIVEDIPLALWMLGAMLVSYFLLYFIYWKIVKNQSGLSSLRALSVADPSIPFIGSAVLPLFFDETISAIDIGIASLIINVVLVPFVFEALAADVNKEGGPKISVGKRLVKGLTKPLVLAAFLGFILSICGFSMPSVLEPTFTVLGKTAGGVAMFATGIVLVTRKISFNPHVWLTVGLKNIVYPAIIWVLMVATGMPSELTRIVVITMAIPTATLPTNLAIDYGIHESEMASTQFLSTVLSFITLSCAMLLLQ
- a CDS encoding AAA family ATPase; the protein is MSSYSSQIDEEQHAVDRAYGRLDSLRSQTRSRLDAVRAAGAHGSPTMRTERDSFATMYEDRLTQLRGVEDRLVFGRIDSDKGEKRYIGRMGLSSENHEPILTDWRAEAARPFYEATPSHHGDIVMRRHITLNFRKVVGIEDEVLDVNSGQVGVAQQAGTLTGEGALIASLNSKRTGKMTDIVATIQGEQDRIIRAPMDRAIVVQGGPGTGKTAVALHRAAYLLYTHRRRLERSGVLVVGPSPAFLRYINQVLPSLGETGVVSRTIGDLVPGFAAQRLDSPRAAQLKGEARMAHAVANAVAARERVLKHLPTVRINGMDVPMLKRDVIQALEDAKRTHSPHNKARETFVRSVLSAMRNRYVENLDYTPEQSEISDAAMQLKMHDEIRKALNLAWLPMNAPWLIDQLFAKPAQLRRFAPWLSDSDIKALTRPKGSPLTVSDIPLLDEAMELLGPDPKVSAREAAAKAKRAEEEQFAKDTLAQAGIGSGIVTSSMLVDNINGLDAEAVAQKAGADREWTYGHIVIDEAQELTAMDWRMLMRRCPSRSFTIVGDVAQTSALGGTRRWEKTMDRLFGHDGWDLKELTINYRNPQEVSQLATRFAEDEGLYVSTTKGVRTMADSVKRVNLSSDSQGGSAGSLLHAIGDEAMDLVQQFISDDGTGRVAVIAPDSLNTEIRRNLYHRLTDVKGEEIASKLMGISGQGEQANADSRFTESLSDAPLSVCDTQMIKGLEYDAVVLVKPGEIAQDAPSRLSGAADLYVALTRPTQRLVIVETQSDKRLLSI